From one Cupriavidus sp. P-10 genomic stretch:
- a CDS encoding SulP family inorganic anion transporter, giving the protein MIALREAWQAGLFRRGNWLPNLVSGVIVGVVALPLAMAFAIASGAKPEQGLYTAIVAGLAVSLFGGSRLQIAGPTGAFIVVLSAITARHGIGGLQLATLMAGLILLALGLARLGGVIRYIPAPVIVGFTAGIGVIIFVGQWRDFFGLPPVAGTHFHEKLWHLLQALPQWHAATTALALGSLLLVLGAPRIRWLHRIPGPLVALVVATAVQALFRFDGVATIGSAFGGLPRGLPVPALPEVTLARLIELAGPAFTIAMLGAIESLLSAVVADGMAGTRHDSNQELVGQGIANILAPLFGGFAATGAIARTATNIRNGGNSPLAGITHALTLVLVLLFLAPLAASVPLATLAAILFVVAWNMSEARQFARMVRRAPRADVVILLITFTLTVLTDLVVAVNIGVILAMLQFLRRMSASVEVTRQDATGIERELSFEAGAADPLAARIPPGVLVYAIDGPFFFGAVEACEQALVHTHTEPRVLLIRLGRVPFIDMTGLQTLEAVIRTLRRRGVAVVLAEANARVRHKLARAGVLAELGEENYADALAQAVQRCGVLAGEGGVERDRGDTGAPR; this is encoded by the coding sequence ATCGCGCTGCGCGAAGCATGGCAGGCCGGGCTGTTCCGCCGCGGCAACTGGCTGCCCAACCTGGTGTCGGGCGTGATCGTGGGCGTGGTGGCGCTGCCGCTGGCGATGGCGTTTGCGATCGCATCCGGCGCCAAGCCCGAGCAAGGGCTGTACACGGCCATCGTCGCCGGGCTGGCGGTGTCGCTGTTCGGCGGCAGCCGGCTGCAGATTGCCGGCCCCACCGGCGCGTTCATCGTGGTCCTGTCCGCCATCACCGCGCGCCATGGCATTGGCGGGCTGCAACTCGCCACGCTGATGGCCGGGCTGATCCTGCTGGCGCTGGGCCTGGCGCGGCTGGGCGGCGTGATCCGCTACATTCCCGCGCCGGTGATCGTCGGCTTTACTGCTGGCATTGGCGTGATCATCTTTGTCGGGCAATGGCGCGACTTCTTCGGGCTGCCGCCGGTAGCCGGCACCCACTTCCATGAAAAGCTGTGGCACCTGCTGCAGGCGCTGCCACAGTGGCACGCGGCCACCACCGCGCTGGCGCTGGGGAGCCTGTTGCTGGTGCTGGGTGCGCCGCGGATCCGCTGGCTGCACCGCATTCCCGGCCCGCTGGTGGCGCTGGTGGTGGCGACCGCGGTGCAGGCGTTGTTCCGCTTCGATGGCGTAGCCACCATCGGCAGCGCCTTCGGCGGCCTGCCGCGCGGGTTGCCGGTGCCGGCGTTGCCGGAAGTCACGCTGGCGCGCCTGATCGAACTGGCGGGGCCCGCCTTCACCATCGCCATGCTGGGCGCGATCGAATCGCTGCTGTCCGCGGTGGTGGCCGACGGCATGGCCGGCACCCGGCACGATTCCAACCAGGAACTGGTGGGGCAGGGCATCGCCAATATCCTGGCGCCGCTGTTTGGCGGGTTTGCCGCGACCGGCGCCATCGCCCGCACCGCCACCAATATCCGCAACGGCGGCAACAGCCCGCTGGCCGGCATCACCCATGCGCTGACGCTGGTGCTGGTGCTGCTGTTCCTGGCACCGCTGGCGGCGAGCGTGCCGCTGGCTACGCTCGCGGCGATACTGTTCGTGGTGGCGTGGAACATGAGCGAGGCGCGCCAGTTTGCGCGCATGGTGCGGCGCGCGCCGCGCGCCGACGTGGTCATCCTGCTGATCACCTTCACGCTGACCGTGCTGACCGACCTGGTGGTCGCGGTCAATATCGGCGTGATCCTGGCCATGCTGCAGTTCCTGCGGCGCATGTCGGCGTCGGTGGAAGTGACGCGCCAGGACGCGACGGGCATCGAGCGCGAGCTGAGCTTCGAAGCGGGCGCGGCCGATCCTCTGGCTGCCCGCATCCCGCCGGGCGTGCTGGTCTACGCCATCGACGGCCCGTTCTTCTTCGGCGCGGTCGAGGCCTGCGAGCAGGCGCTGGTGCACACCCATACCGAGCCGCGCGTGCTGCTGATCCGCCTGGGCCGGGTGCCGTTCATCGACATGACCGGCTTGCAGACGCTGGAAGCCGTGATCCGCACGCTGCGCCGGCGCGGCGTGGCGGTGGTACTGGCCGAGGCCAATGCGCGCGTGCGGCACAAGCTGGCGCGGGCCGGGGTGCTGGCGGAACTGGGCG